CGAGTGGACCTCATCGAGGCGTAATTCCAACATCCGAGAGGGGATGCAGTGCACATGCGCTGCATCCCCTCTCGTGCATTCACTTAACCGTCCCGGACTACACTGGTGCCAGAACACGGCGATCCGCCGGCTGACCGAACACGCAGTCATCCGGATGCCTGATCGGCCGGACAGACAGCGACAGCAGACTTCGAGGAGCAGTATGGACACGGTGATCGCCCGGCTGGGCAAGCCGCACGGAATCAAGGGCGAGTTCACCGTCGAGGTGCGCACCGACCGGCCAGAGGAACGGCTCAACCCCGGAGCGACCTTCGCCACCGACCCCGATGTCGGACCGCTGACGCTGAAGTCCGCGCGATGGCACCGCGACCGACTGCTCCTGGCCTTCGACGAGGTCCCCGACCGCAACCGCGCCGAGGAGATCCGCAACACCCTCATCCTCGCCGAGGCGGACGAGGAGGAAGACGAATCCGACGCCTGGTACCTCGATGACCTCATCGGACTCAAGGTCTATGAGAATGACGTCCTCGTCGGTGAGATCGTCGACGTCACCAACGGCGCCGCCCAGGATCTCCTCCACATGAAGCACACTGCCGGACACGTTGTCCTCATCCCCTTCGTCACCGAGATCGTGCCCGACGTCGACATCGAATCAGGTCGCATGACCGTCACCCCGCCCGCCGGCCTCTTCGACGCCGAATGAGCGAATCGTCCCCGATGACTGACAACGGCACCGCCACCGAGGCGGCCGCACCGCAGATGTCGATCGACGTCGTCTCGATCTTCCCCGAATACCTCGCCGGTCTGCAGCTCTCGCTCATCGGCAAAGCCGTCGACCGCGGGCAGCTGAGCCTGGACGTCCACGACCTGCGGGACTTCACCTTCGACCGGCACAACACCGTCGATGACTCGCCCTACGGAGGGGGAGCGGGAATGGTCATGAAGGCCGAACCCTGGGCCCTGGCCCTCGAACACATCCTCGCGGGACGCGGCAGCGCCGTGGAAGGCAGCAGCCCGGACGGTGGCCGGGACGATGAAGCTGCGATCGGATCCAAACCGACGCTCATCGTGCCCAGCCCGGCCGGGCAGGTGTTCGACCAGCGCATCGCCGAAGACCTCGCCGGTCGCGAACATCTCGTCTTCGCCTGCGGACGCTACGAAGGAATCGACCAGCGCGTCATCGACTGGGCGGGAGAGCACTTCGACCTGCTGCCCATGAGCATCGGCGACTACGTCCTCAACGGCGGTGAAGTCGCCTCGATGGTGATGATCGAAGCGGTCAGTCGCCTCATCCCCGGTGTCATCGGCAACCCCGAGTCTCTGACAGAGGAGAGCCACGAAGACGGACTGCTCGAATACCCCATCTATACGAAACCGGCGAGCTGGCGCGGACGTGAAGTGCCTGAGATCCTGCTCAGCGGCAACCACGCCGCGATCGCACGCTGGCGACGTGACCGACGTCTCGAACGCACAGCAGAAGTCAGGCCGGATCTGCTCGAGAAGCTCGATGGCCTGAACAAGGACGACCTGGCGGCCCTGGAGCGGTTTGAGTCTGAGCGCTCACCCGTGACAGAATAGAGCGTCGCGTTTGTTGGCACTCACCTGCTTCAGGGG
Above is a window of Brevibacterium siliguriense DNA encoding:
- the rimM gene encoding ribosome maturation factor RimM (Essential for efficient processing of 16S rRNA), coding for MDTVIARLGKPHGIKGEFTVEVRTDRPEERLNPGATFATDPDVGPLTLKSARWHRDRLLLAFDEVPDRNRAEEIRNTLILAEADEEEDESDAWYLDDLIGLKVYENDVLVGEIVDVTNGAAQDLLHMKHTAGHVVLIPFVTEIVPDVDIESGRMTVTPPAGLFDAE
- the trmD gene encoding tRNA (guanosine(37)-N1)-methyltransferase TrmD; translation: MSIDVVSIFPEYLAGLQLSLIGKAVDRGQLSLDVHDLRDFTFDRHNTVDDSPYGGGAGMVMKAEPWALALEHILAGRGSAVEGSSPDGGRDDEAAIGSKPTLIVPSPAGQVFDQRIAEDLAGREHLVFACGRYEGIDQRVIDWAGEHFDLLPMSIGDYVLNGGEVASMVMIEAVSRLIPGVIGNPESLTEESHEDGLLEYPIYTKPASWRGREVPEILLSGNHAAIARWRRDRRLERTAEVRPDLLEKLDGLNKDDLAALERFESERSPVTE